The following are encoded in a window of Narcine bancroftii isolate sNarBan1 chromosome 2, sNarBan1.hap1, whole genome shotgun sequence genomic DNA:
- the LOC138753131 gene encoding circumsporozoite protein-like, which yields MFSCKVKQESLQTRLWIIHNNAGEGPAATMRGNAGEGPAATMRGNAGEGPTATMRGNAGEGPSATMRGNAGEGPAATMRGNAGEGPAATMRGNAGEGPAATMRGNAGEGSAATMRGNAGEGPTATMEGNAGEGPAATMRGNAGEGPTATMEGNAGEGPAATMRGNAGEGPAATMGGNAGEGPAATMGGNAGEGPAATMRGNAGEGPTATMGGNAGEGPVATMGGKDATNILGLSSLSRSEQKACRRLNKKVGEEGRRDRNKSTGQQPRGQK from the coding sequence ATGTTCTCTTgtaaagtgaaacaagaaagtctgcagacacgatTGTGGATAATAcacaacaatgctggagaaggtccCGCAGCAACTATGAGAGGCAATGCTGGAGAAGGTCCTGCAGCAACTATGAGAGGCAATGCTGGAGAAGGTCCCACAGCAACTATGAGAGGCAATGCTGGAGAAGGTCCCTCAGCAACTATGAGAGGCAATGCTGGAGAAGGTCCTGCAGCAACTATGAGAGGCAATGCTGGAGAAGGTCCCGCAGCAACTATGAGAGGCAATGCTGGAGAAGGTCCCGCAGCAACTATGAGAGGCAATGCTGGAGAAGGTTCCGCAGCAACTATGAGAGGCAATGCTGGAGAAGGCCCCACAGCAACCATGGAAGGCAATGCTGGAGAAGGCCCCGCAGCAACTATGAGAGGCAATGCTGGAGAAGGCCCCACAGCAACCATGGAAGGCAATGCTGGAGAAGGTCCCGCAGCAACTATGAGAGGCAATGCTGGAGAAGGTCCCGCAGCAACCATGGGAGGCAATGCTGGAGAAGGTCCCGCAGCAACCATGGGAGGCAATGCTGGAGAAGGTCCCGCAGCAACTATGAGAGGCAATGCTGGAGAAGGCCCCACAGCAACCATGGGAGGCAATGCTGGAGAAGGTCCCGTAGCAACCATGGGAGGCAAAGatgcaaccaacattttgggtctgagctctttgtcaaggtctgagcaaaaggcatgcaggcgcctgaataagaaggtgggggaggagggaagaagggataggaacaagagcacaggccaacagccaagaggccagaAGTAG